The following coding sequences are from one Kogia breviceps isolate mKogBre1 chromosome X, mKogBre1 haplotype 1, whole genome shotgun sequence window:
- the NXT2 gene encoding NTF2-related export protein 2 isoform X1 — translation MAMPTDFKTYVDQACKAAEEFVNIYYETMDKRRRAITRLYLDKATLVWNGNAVTGLEALANFFDMLPSSEFQVNMLDCQPVHEQATQAQTTVLVVTSGTVKFDGNRQHYFNQNFLLTAQSTANNTVWKIASDCFRFQDWAST, via the exons ATGGCCATGCCCACG GATTTTAAAACTTATGTAGATCAGGCATGCAAAGCTGCTGAGGAATTTGTCAATATTTACTATGAGACAATGGACAAAAGAAGACGG gcaATAACCAGGCTGTATCTGGACAAGGCCACTTTAGTATGGAATGGAAATGCTGTAACAGGGCTGGAAGCCCTAGCTAATTTTTTTGACATGTTGCCTTCTAGTGAGTTTCAGGTCAATATGCTAGATTGCCAGCCAGTTCATG AGCAAGCTACTCAGGCCCAGACTACAGTTCTTGTGGTGACCAGTGGAACTGTGAAGTTTGATGGAAACAGACAACACTACTTCAACCAGAACTTCCTGCTGACTGCTCAGTCTACTGCTAACAATACCGTGTGGAAGATTGCAAGCGACTGCTTCCGTTTTCAAGATTGGGCTAGTACTTAA
- the NXT2 gene encoding NTF2-related export protein 2 isoform X2 yields the protein MDKRRRAITRLYLDKATLVWNGNAVTGLEALANFFDMLPSSEFQVNMLDCQPVHEQATQAQTTVLVVTSGTVKFDGNRQHYFNQNFLLTAQSTANNTVWKIASDCFRFQDWAST from the exons ATGGACAAAAGAAGACGG gcaATAACCAGGCTGTATCTGGACAAGGCCACTTTAGTATGGAATGGAAATGCTGTAACAGGGCTGGAAGCCCTAGCTAATTTTTTTGACATGTTGCCTTCTAGTGAGTTTCAGGTCAATATGCTAGATTGCCAGCCAGTTCATG AGCAAGCTACTCAGGCCCAGACTACAGTTCTTGTGGTGACCAGTGGAACTGTGAAGTTTGATGGAAACAGACAACACTACTTCAACCAGAACTTCCTGCTGACTGCTCAGTCTACTGCTAACAATACCGTGTGGAAGATTGCAAGCGACTGCTTCCGTTTTCAAGATTGGGCTAGTACTTAA